Proteins encoded together in one Mastacembelus armatus chromosome 15, fMasArm1.2, whole genome shotgun sequence window:
- the ccnj gene encoding cyclin-J: protein MELEDQWWKGQLAADIYQTLRYKELTLPSYKGQSPQLNLRRYFADLIAIVSNHFRLCPAARHLAVYLLDLFMDRYDVTVQQLHMVSLSCLLLASKFEEREDRVPKLETLNNLSCMSSMNLVLTKQGLLHMELLLLETFQWNLYLPTAAHFIEYYLSIAVHEGDLHDGWPMTCLEKTKVYMAKYADYFLEVSLQDHVFLRFAPSLVAAACVAASRLILHLSPTWPPRLQHLTGYTWENLVPCAEKLLVAHDSDVKEANKQKCQQPQQQQQQQQQQQQQQQQQQQGQTSTVAQYLHRPSVQYPQQAPQPGLASNHRPASYVSHSTTNLQAPQHANTQAITASLDPKSSLPNRGYQVSMHYTCSAPCFDR from the exons ATGGAGCTAGAGGACCAATGGTGGAAGGGACAGTTAGCTGCAGATATATACCAGACCCTGCGATACAAA GAGCTCACGTTGCCTTCCTACAAAGGCCAGTCGCCTCAGCTCAACTTGAGACGATATTTTGCAGACCTCATAGCCATCGTCAGCAACCACTTCAGGCTGTGTCCTGCAGCCAGACACCTGGCCGTCTATCTGCTGGACCTCTTCATGGACCGGTATGATGTCACAGTGCAGCAGCTTCACATGGTCTCGCTGTCATGTCTTCTTTTGGCCA GTAAATTTGAGGAAAGAGAGGATCGGGTGCCAAAGCTGGAGACCCTGAACAACCTGAGCTGCATGAGTTCCATGAACCTGGTTCTGACTAAGCAGGGTTTACTACACATGGAGCTGCTTCTGTTGGAAACCTTTCAGTGGAATCTGTACCTCCCTACAGCTGCTCATTTCATTGAATACTACCTGTCCATTGCTGTCCATGAGGGAGACCTCCATGATGGCTGGCCTATGACTTGCCTGGAGAAGACTAAAGTATACATGGCCAAGTATGCCGATTACTTCCTGGAGGTTTCCTTACAGG ATCATGTGTTTTTGCGCTTTGCCCCCTCACTGGTGGCTGCTGCATGTGTTGCCGCCTCCCGCCTCATCCTCCACCTGTCCCCTACATGGCCACCCCGACTGCAGCACCTCACGGGATACACATGGGAGAATCTCGTCCCATGTGCAGAGAAACTacttgt TGCACATGACAGTGATGTCAAAGAAGCCAATAAGCAGAAGTGCCAGCAGCc gcagcagcagcagcagcaacaacagcagcagcagcagcaacagcaacagcaacaacagggCCAGACGTCCACTGTAGCTCAATACCTGCACCGGCCCAGTGTGCAATACCCCCAGCAGGCTCCGCAGCCAGGCCTGGCCTCTAATCACAGACCTGCCTCCTACGTCAGCCACTCCACCACAAACCTGCAGGCTCCCCAGCATGCCAACACCCAGGCCATCACTGCCTCACTGGACCCAAAGTCCAGCCTCCCCAATAGGGGTTACCAAGTCAGCATGCACTACACCTGCTCTGCTCCATGCTTCGACAGATGA